In Terriglobales bacterium, one genomic interval encodes:
- a CDS encoding efflux RND transporter periplasmic adaptor subunit translates to MKRSWLWLAFGLVLAVIAMGCSGDRATVVRAAAAAPLPAAAPAPKLVRSEGFQASGPLVVENQLDLAAQREGVVAKILADVGTRVRKGQLLAELDNRQLMAQHDAATAKALAAAEDAKNWRTQIQLVATDLARDEEMYKYKLITQQQLEHARFRLEGAKQQAEREAQTTKEAQQQAKAMALELEKTRILAPFDGVVARRYVRVGQRVTLNDRLFWVTATEPLNVKFTLPQEFVNRVRVGDVVQVSVAFEKGEEHAAKVTLVSPVVDPASGTVELQAQVVGPPKELRPGMTVNINVKPQ, encoded by the coding sequence GTGAAGCGTTCCTGGTTATGGCTTGCGTTTGGATTAGTGCTGGCGGTCATCGCCATGGGTTGCAGCGGCGATCGCGCGACTGTGGTCAGGGCTGCGGCGGCGGCTCCGTTGCCGGCGGCCGCGCCGGCGCCCAAGCTTGTGCGCTCCGAAGGGTTCCAGGCTTCCGGGCCGCTGGTGGTCGAGAACCAGTTGGACTTGGCGGCACAGCGGGAAGGCGTCGTGGCGAAAATCCTGGCCGATGTCGGTACGCGCGTCCGCAAAGGGCAGCTGTTGGCGGAGTTGGATAACCGCCAACTGATGGCGCAGCACGATGCAGCCACTGCCAAAGCGCTCGCGGCGGCCGAAGACGCGAAGAATTGGCGGACCCAGATCCAGTTGGTAGCAACCGACCTGGCCCGCGACGAGGAAATGTACAAGTACAAGCTGATCACACAGCAGCAACTGGAGCACGCGCGTTTCAGGCTCGAGGGAGCAAAGCAACAAGCCGAGAGAGAGGCGCAGACCACCAAGGAAGCACAACAACAGGCGAAAGCCATGGCATTGGAACTGGAGAAGACGCGCATCTTGGCGCCCTTCGATGGTGTCGTGGCGCGACGCTATGTCAGGGTGGGCCAGCGCGTGACCCTCAACGATCGTCTCTTCTGGGTGACGGCGACGGAGCCGCTGAACGTGAAGTTCACGCTGCCGCAGGAATTCGTGAACAGGGTCAGGGTAGGCGATGTGGTGCAGGTATCGGTAGCATTTGAAAAGGGCGAGGAGCACGCGGCCAAGGTGACCCTGGTAAGTCCGGTGGTGGATCCGGCTAGCGGCACTGTTGAATTGCAGGCGCAGGTGGTGGGACCGCCGAAGGAACTGCGCCCCGGCATGACTGTGAACATCAACGTGAAGCCACAATGA
- a CDS encoding efflux RND transporter periplasmic adaptor subunit: MATQRPAPFIPESDFAGLLLAEREVAPRAQVIAQEAAALLPGCAIQVYLYNEDASPAWSVKGTVGDVSAEESSDAATLARLAETREPLLYSGTSLAREHYAHLDVRRTVASVAYVPILLDELLVGAIEAIGFGQLLNKDDIAALEQLTDLSALALATALAYENERNSNLDSITRLTQLYDVEKVFNSTLQINELMPTICAKVRELLSCQAVNLYMVQDEDLVLMARDGEDETVALDGAAGPIIAQMGDAGEPVLVADPNDPRLAQRNGDLQAGRIVGLMAAPVVYEESLVAVLECVNKDNGAAFDEDDLFFLTMMTQTASGALHNASLLEAEKKIEILETLVSISHEITSTLNLERVLQVVVNGPQRIMTYDRAAVAMERKGRLQLKAVSGMLEIVNTDPQIRLLREALEFASQYDKPLYVVARGDTVEADREETQQKFLNYFRESNVRAWYSVPLADDQGRLGVLVFESTNPDFLGEAQFEFINVVASQATVALRNASLYEEVPLIGVLEPILHKKRQFMAMERQRKGATLALAAAAVLFLLFVPLPMRVAGDATVSPHSSSNVQAEVDGVVRNVYVHEGDQVAKGAVLADMNDWDHRAALAAAEAKRATAQAAMNRALAANDGTEAGIQRVQADYWEAETTRARERLERTKLRSPIDGVVATPQVDTLAGTKLAVGETFANVINTSHATMDVAIDETDLPLLRSGQTATVKLDSFPLRRFHGHVEIISPVSKAQEDKRVFFARVDIPNQQGLIRPGMSGLTKVSVGWRPSGYVVFRGFGMWLWTKLWGWFGW, from the coding sequence GCCGGGTTGCGCCATCCAGGTTTACCTGTACAACGAAGATGCCAGCCCGGCCTGGTCGGTGAAAGGAACCGTCGGCGACGTGTCGGCGGAAGAATCTTCCGACGCCGCGACGCTGGCCCGCCTGGCGGAAACCCGCGAGCCGCTGTTGTATTCCGGCACTTCCCTTGCGCGGGAGCACTATGCGCACCTCGATGTGCGGCGAACAGTTGCATCGGTGGCGTATGTGCCCATCCTGCTCGACGAGCTGCTGGTGGGGGCGATTGAAGCCATCGGTTTCGGGCAGCTGTTGAACAAAGATGACATTGCAGCGCTGGAGCAATTGACGGATTTGTCCGCCCTGGCGCTGGCCACTGCGCTGGCCTACGAGAATGAGCGCAACAGCAACCTCGACTCGATCACCCGTCTCACGCAGTTGTATGACGTCGAAAAAGTGTTCAACTCCACCCTGCAGATCAACGAACTGATGCCCACGATCTGCGCCAAAGTCCGGGAATTGCTCAGCTGCCAGGCGGTGAATCTCTACATGGTGCAGGACGAAGACCTGGTGCTGATGGCCCGCGACGGCGAAGACGAGACCGTGGCGCTGGACGGTGCCGCCGGTCCCATCATTGCCCAGATGGGCGACGCGGGGGAACCGGTGTTGGTCGCGGATCCCAACGATCCGCGCCTGGCGCAGCGCAACGGAGACTTGCAAGCTGGCAGAATCGTTGGCCTCATGGCCGCGCCGGTGGTCTACGAAGAGTCGCTGGTGGCGGTACTGGAGTGCGTCAACAAGGACAACGGGGCCGCCTTTGACGAGGACGACCTCTTCTTCCTGACCATGATGACGCAAACCGCCTCGGGCGCGCTGCACAACGCCAGCCTGCTGGAGGCGGAGAAGAAGATCGAGATTCTGGAAACCCTGGTCTCAATCAGCCACGAGATCACCTCCACTCTGAACCTGGAGCGCGTGCTGCAGGTGGTGGTCAACGGCCCGCAGCGGATCATGACCTACGACCGCGCGGCGGTGGCGATGGAAAGAAAGGGCCGGCTGCAGCTCAAGGCTGTGTCGGGAATGCTGGAGATCGTCAATACCGATCCGCAAATTCGGCTCCTGCGCGAAGCGCTGGAATTTGCCTCGCAATACGACAAGCCTCTCTACGTCGTCGCGCGTGGAGACACTGTCGAAGCCGACCGCGAGGAGACGCAGCAGAAATTCCTGAACTACTTCCGTGAAAGCAATGTCCGGGCATGGTATTCGGTACCGCTGGCCGATGACCAGGGCCGGCTTGGAGTGCTGGTTTTTGAAAGCACCAATCCCGATTTCCTGGGCGAGGCACAGTTCGAGTTCATCAACGTGGTGGCGTCGCAGGCGACGGTCGCACTGCGCAACGCTTCGCTATACGAGGAAGTCCCGCTGATCGGCGTGCTGGAGCCGATTCTTCACAAAAAACGTCAATTCATGGCGATGGAGAGGCAACGGAAAGGCGCAACCCTGGCGCTGGCCGCCGCTGCCGTGCTGTTCCTTCTTTTCGTGCCATTGCCGATGCGAGTCGCAGGGGACGCGACCGTGTCGCCGCACAGCAGTTCCAACGTGCAGGCGGAAGTCGACGGCGTCGTGCGCAACGTTTACGTGCATGAAGGCGACCAGGTGGCCAAGGGCGCGGTACTGGCCGACATGAACGACTGGGATCACCGGGCGGCGCTAGCGGCGGCGGAAGCCAAGCGGGCAACGGCACAGGCGGCGATGAATCGCGCCCTGGCTGCCAACGATGGCACCGAGGCCGGCATACAGCGCGTGCAGGCCGATTACTGGGAGGCGGAGACCACGCGCGCCCGCGAACGCCTGGAAAGAACGAAGCTACGCTCCCCGATCGATGGTGTCGTAGCAACGCCGCAAGTCGACACTCTGGCCGGCACCAAGCTGGCGGTTGGGGAAACTTTCGCCAATGTGATCAACACCTCGCATGCCACGATGGACGTTGCGATCGATGAAACCGACCTCCCGCTGCTGCGGTCCGGCCAGACAGCCACGGTGAAGCTGGACAGTTTTCCGCTGCGCCGGTTCCACGGACACGTGGAGATCATTAGCCCGGTCAGCAAGGCGCAGGAAGACAAGCGCGTGTTCTTCGCGCGTGTAGATATTCCCAACCAGCAAGGCCTCATCCGGCCGGGCATGTCGGGGCTCACCAAGGTGAGCGTGGGCTGGAGGCCGTCGGGCTACGTGGTCTTTCGCGGCTTTGGGATGTGGCTGTGGACGAAATTGTGGGGCTGGTTCGGATGGTGA